A genomic region of bacterium contains the following coding sequences:
- the rplA gene encoding 50S ribosomal protein L1 — MAKKGKRYSDSAQRYDKQHPHTAQEGIELVKSLSAAKFDETLELAARLGVDPRKADQMIRGTVSLPSGTGTDVRVAVFAQGEAATQASEAGADVVGADDLAEQVQGGKMDFDVAIATPDMMPVVGKLGKILGPRGLMPNPKTGTVTDDVARAVGEFKSGKVEFRTDRQGNVHVPVGKVSFEADALVANIRAVVDELTRAKPAALKGRYIRKVTISSTMGPGVRLDPADLGASN; from the coding sequence ATGGCGAAGAAAGGCAAGCGGTACAGCGATTCCGCCCAGCGCTACGACAAGCAGCACCCGCACACCGCCCAGGAGGGGATCGAGCTGGTTAAGAGCTTGTCGGCCGCGAAATTCGACGAGACTCTGGAGCTCGCGGCCCGACTGGGAGTCGATCCTCGCAAAGCCGACCAGATGATCCGGGGAACGGTTTCTTTGCCCTCGGGCACCGGCACCGACGTCCGTGTGGCCGTGTTCGCCCAGGGCGAGGCGGCCACCCAGGCGAGCGAGGCCGGCGCCGACGTGGTGGGCGCCGACGACCTCGCTGAGCAAGTGCAGGGGGGCAAGATGGACTTCGACGTGGCCATCGCCACCCCCGACATGATGCCGGTGGTGGGAAAGCTCGGAAAGATCCTCGGGCCCCGGGGACTGATGCCCAACCCGAAAACCGGCACGGTCACCGATGACGTGGCCCGAGCAGTGGGCGAGTTCAAGAGCGGCAAGGTGGAATTTCGCACCGACCGCCAGGGGAACGTCCATGTGCCCGTGGGCAAGGTCAGCTTTGAAGCCGACGCCCTCGTGGCCAACATCCGAGCGGTCGTGGACGAACTGACCCGGGCCAAGCCCGCGGCTCTCAAGGGCCGCTATATCCGCAAGGTCACCATCTCTTCCACCATGGGACCAGGAGTACGGCTGGATCCCGCCGACTTGGGAGCCAGTAACTGA
- the rplJ gene encoding 50S ribosomal protein L10 produces the protein MENPRPEKVAVVEEVRDRISSTEAVVITDYRGLDVPALADLRRQLRDAGGDYKVYKNTLTRFAARELNLDLDEVLVGPTALAFVGSRDDGSPGDAVSLAKALCKYAEDSSFLSIKGGVLDGQVISAEKVSALSKLGTRTEILAEILGLLESPLTEMAGLLEAPLVEMAGLLDAPLVETAGLLESLSAKGDTGA, from the coding sequence ATGGAGAATCCCCGCCCCGAAAAGGTGGCCGTTGTTGAGGAAGTACGCGATCGCATCTCCTCCACCGAGGCCGTGGTCATCACCGACTACCGCGGCCTCGACGTGCCGGCCCTGGCCGATTTGCGCCGCCAGCTGCGCGATGCCGGTGGCGACTACAAGGTCTACAAGAACACCCTGACCCGCTTCGCGGCCCGCGAACTCAACTTGGACTTGGACGAGGTCCTCGTGGGCCCAACCGCGTTGGCTTTCGTCGGCTCCCGTGACGACGGCTCCCCGGGCGATGCCGTATCGCTGGCCAAGGCCCTGTGCAAATACGCCGAAGACTCCAGCTTCTTGTCGATAAAGGGCGGCGTGCTCGATGGCCAGGTGATATCGGCCGAAAAAGTGAGCGCCCTGTCCAAGCTCGGGACCCGGACCGAAATCCTCGCTGAGATCCTCGGTCTGCTGGAATCCCCCTTGACTGAGATGGCCGGATTGCTGGAAGCCCCGCTGGTCGAGATGGCCGGGCTCCTCGATGCTCCCCTGGTCGAGACAGCTGGATTGCTGGAGTCCCTCAGTGCAAAGGGCGACACCGGGGCTTGA
- the rplK gene encoding 50S ribosomal protein L11, whose amino-acid sequence MAQKKVATTIKIQIPAGQATPAPPVGTALGPHGVAIMDFCRDYNTRTEDKRGQIIPVEITIYEDRTFSFITKTPPTSFLIREAAGLEKGSMEPGREVVGAITDAQCAEIAKVKMPDLNTDDLEQAKLQVAGTARSMGITVE is encoded by the coding sequence ATGGCTCAAAAAAAGGTAGCCACCACCATCAAAATCCAGATACCCGCCGGCCAGGCCACTCCGGCGCCCCCCGTGGGCACCGCGCTGGGTCCCCATGGTGTGGCCATCATGGACTTCTGCCGGGACTACAACACCAGAACCGAGGACAAGCGGGGACAGATCATCCCGGTAGAGATCACCATTTACGAAGACCGGACGTTCTCGTTCATCACCAAGACCCCTCCCACCTCTTTCCTCATCCGGGAAGCGGCCGGACTGGAGAAGGGGTCAATGGAGCCGGGCCGAGAAGTAGTCGGCGCCATCACCGACGCCCAGTGTGCGGAGATCGCCAAGGTCAAAATGCCCGATCTCAACACCGACGATCTCGAGCAGGCCAAGCTTCAGGTGGCCGGAACCGCCCGCAGCATGGGCATAACGGTCGAGTAG